A single region of the Micropterus dolomieu isolate WLL.071019.BEF.003 ecotype Adirondacks linkage group LG02, ASM2129224v1, whole genome shotgun sequence genome encodes:
- the slc16a5b gene encoding monocarboxylate transporter 6 produces the protein MLLSLPREWRSVIQRQECNAVIWRRKTKKRNKSPPPVSLMLCRDLQTEFKTSNTETSWVPAIMTAMLHAGGPLCSMLVERFGCRVTVMVGGLLSGLGMAVSALARTITEIYITSGITGLGFCLSFQPSVTIMGHYFVRRRVFANALSSTGTAVGLTTLPLIANVLLCQFGWRGSFLILGGVLLNCCVCGAVMRPIASGPNKPRCSQVLDKTNDLSLQQETKGVKSNVKTVLQGFIAFLHRHMAFDLLVINPRYRAYAVGVTWMTLGCVVPLVYLVPYATHHNMEIDRAAFLMSVLGLVNIAVRPTAALVLGLPRFRDSSSFVYVFAGAVLVNGLSNCICGASASFEALLVYVVIFGLSMSVGGSLLYTVLMDIVEMNRFPSALGLLCMLQSGTMLIGPPLAGMLVDHTGQYSYVFYACSVCVFSASLFLLGFFYFLDSKNDEEKKKSMKTPSAIYQKPVVILAPDCQYVASKGGTSENAVYVTSV, from the exons ATGCTGCTCAGTTTGCCAAGGGAGTGGAGAAGTGTCATCCAGCGTCAGGAGTGCAACGCAGTGATTTGGAGGAGGAAAACCAAGAAGAGGAACAAGAGTCCGCCTCCTGTCTCACTGATGCTGTGCAG AGACCTTCAAACTGAGTTCAAAACCAGCAACACGGAGACCTCCTGGGTGCCGGCAATCATGACCGCCATGCTGCATGCTGGAG GTCCTTTATGCAGCATGTTAGTGGAGCGTTTTGGTTGCCGGGTAACAGTGATGGTTGGCGGGCTCTTAAGTGGACTGGGCATGGCGGTCTCTGCCCTGGCCAGGACCATCACTGAAATTTACATCACTAGCGGCATCACAG GACTGGGATTCTGCCTTTCTTTCCAGCCATCAGTGACGATCATGGGCCACTACTTTGTGCGACGTCGGGTCTTTGCTAATGCCTTGTCGTCCACCGGCACGGCTGTAGGCCTGACCACTTTACCCCTGATTGCCAATGTCCTGCTCTGTCAGTTTGGCTGGCGCGGCAGCTTCCTGATTCTGGGCGGTGTGCTGCTAAACTGCTGTGTATGTGGGGCAGTGATGAGGCCCATTGCATCAGGACCAAACAAACCCAGATGCTCTCAGGTTTTGGATAAAACAAACGACCTCTCTCTGCAGCAGGAGACAAAGGGGGTCAAAAGCAATGTAAAGACTGTGCTTCAGGGCTTTATAGCATTCCTACACAGACATATGGCCTTTGACCTGCTCGTGATTAATCCTCGCTACCGCGCTTATGCTGTGGGAGTGACCTGGATGACACTGGGGTGTGTAGTGCCTCTGGTCTATCTGGTGCCTTATGCTACTCACCACAACATGGAAATAGACCGTGCGGCCTTCCTGATGTCAGTCCTGGGCCTGGTGAACATTGCAGTGCGACCGACGGCTGCCCTAGTCTTGGGCCTGCCACGcttcagagacagcagcagcTTCGTGTACGTGTTTGCCGGTGCTGTGCTCGTGAACGGGCTGAGTAACTGCATCTGTGGAGCGTCGGCCTCCTTCGAAGCTCTCCTGGTGTACGTGGTGATCTTTGGACTGTCCATGAGCGTGGGTGGCTCGCTGCTCTATACTGTGCTGATGGACATTGTGGAGATGAACCGCTTCCCCTCAGCCCTTGGACTTCTCTGCATGCTGCAAAGTGGAACAATGCTCATTGGGCCACCTCTAGCAG GTATGTTGGTGGACCACACAGGCCAGTATTCGTATGTCTTCTACgcgtgcagtgtgtgtgtattctctGCCAGCCTCTTTCTCCTGGGGTTCTTCTACTTCCTGGACAGCAAAAACgatgaggagaagaaaaagagcatGAAGACGCCATCAGCTATCTATCAGAAGCCTGTTGTAATCCTGGCCCCTGACTGCCAGTATGTCGCCTCAAAAGGAGGAACATCAGAAAACGCAGTGTATGTTACCAGTGTGTGA